One genomic window of Metopolophium dirhodum isolate CAU chromosome 4, ASM1992520v1, whole genome shotgun sequence includes the following:
- the LOC132942518 gene encoding uncharacterized protein LOC132942518, whose translation MAAGIMQSIDDKVDEDFLFFLEHYNGAFNSLRSQSDKEICSKWIDKLTIETYKTTNEKQIRNIYLSQLILNMNSRKLSAPFNDPPKPDKLSLDGVFKEITAKPSLEAQKEKEIDDNKRKWSQFVRNREIEIIDLNHLSNDGRTYIACKTLPENAGLFAYVAVTMGDTTCGWVNTCGQPIPAPQVKPLDLKVDMSNVQNNECKKETRMYQLTAEIKSILLKRKAPEIRILTYEFFKKVYGSIEQEMLSEENPSNTACRDPYVEKLLEKLIIESKGCENFDPHEFKKIKMLSTLKKRVKNILRDIEKRNNELYEIEVASTSALLTLTSPASTCTNSVSEMMWERALAEKPTNEVTNGLYKTYPACLVQVFLSILVRERQRIVLRLMEKQENLIVAMRRDLQTEIKCGIQYYKVARREWMDVMRVIIHYNKIKASLTEKDNGCNSKIKGDYLDDAIRKEINDTRRRLEKLNGKNEKLQDDICELNKTLHEMMEKIDMEQLQTDDLLRDFQNEINSEKNLITERAQTIDQLGGMLQARQKCTL comes from the exons ATGGCAGCCGGAATAATGCAATCCATTGACGATAAAGTCGATGAGgattttttgttctttttagAACATTATAATGGAGCTTTTAATTCGTTAAGATCCCAAAGTGACAAAGAAATATGCAGT AAATGGATAGATAAACTCACGATTGAAACGTATAAGACtacaaatgaaaaacaaatacgtaatatatatttatcgcaactaattttaaatatgaacagTCGTAAGCTCAGCGCTCCGTTCAACGATCCCCCTAAACCAGACAAGTTGTCTCTGGACGGCGTTTTTAAGGAAATTACTGCCAAACCTAGTTTAGAAGCGCAAAAAGAAAAAGAA ATTGACGATAATAAAAGGAAATGGTCGCAATTTGTTCGAAACCGAGAAATAGAAATAATCGACTTAAATCATCTATCGAACGATGGACGGACTTACATAGCGTGCAAAACTTTACCTGAAAATGCTGGTTTATTCGCATACGTAGCTGTAACTATGGGTGATACAACTTGCGGATGGGTTAACACGTGTGGCCAACCAAT acCCGCACCTCAAGTAAAGCCATTAGACTTAAAAGTGGACATGTCTAACGTACAGaataatgaatgtaaaaaaGAAACCAGAATGTATCAATTAACGGCcgaaattaaatcaattttgttaaaacgaAAGGCACCGGAAATTCGGATTTTAACTTATGAGTTTTTCAAAAAAGTATACGGCAGTATCGAACAAGAGATGTTGAGCGAAGAGAATCCTAGCAATACTGCTTGTCGTGATCCATACGTCGAGAAGCTGCTTGAAAAACTAATA atcgAGAGCAAAGGATGTGAAAACTTCGACCCACacgaattcaaaaaaattaaaatgctatCAACGTTGAAAAAAAGAGTGAAAAATATACTACGAGAT ATCGAAAAGCGTAACAACGAACTTTACGAAATAGAAGTTGCTTCGACGTCTGCATTACTTACTCTAACCAGCCCGGCATCTACCTGTACGAACTCCGTGTCCGAAATGATGTGGGAGAGAGCTTTAGCGGAAAAACCTACAAATGAGGTTACCAACGGACTGTACAAGACATATCCCGCTTGTTTGGTTCAAGT GTTCTTATCTATATTGGTGAGGGAACGCCAAAGAATTGTCCTCCGACTTATGGAAAAACAAGAGAACCTCATAGTAGCCATGAGAAGAGATCTACAAACCGAAATCAAATGTGGAATACAGTATTATAAG GTGGCCAGGAGAGAATGGATGGACGTCATGCGTGTGATAAtacattacaacaaaataaaagctAGTCTTACCGAAAAAGACAACGGATGCAATTCGAAAATCAAAGGCGATTATCTAGATGATGCGATTCGCAAGGAAATCAACGACACTAGGAGACGGCTGGAGAAATTAAACGGGAAAAACGAGAAGTTACAAGATGATATTTGCGAGCTGAACAAAACATTACACGAGATGATGGAAAAAATTGATATGGAACAATTACAAACCGATGATCTGTTGCGTGATTTTCAAAACGAGATAAACAgcgaaaaaaatctaataacgGAAAGGGCTCAAACTATCGATCAGTTAGGTGGGATGTTACAAGCACGCCAAAAATGTactctttaa